In Aggregatibacter sp. 2125159857, one DNA window encodes the following:
- the pta gene encoding phosphate acetyltransferase gives MSRTIILIPISTGVGLTSVSLGLINALEQKGAKVGFMKPISQPNTGEDIIDRTTSIVRTSTGLETAEPFMLSVAESLIGQNQSDVLLEKIVENHQRLAKNNEIVIVEGLIPTRKHSFANSINYEIAQALDAEIVLVAAPATETPAQLKERVEAVASLFGGQGNKNLLGVIVNKFNAPVDESGRTRPDLSEIFDSFQHSHNSESELVKLFAQSQLNLLACIPWSADLIATRAIDLIKHLGASILNEGDVNRRIRGITFCARSLPNMVEHFRAGSLLVVSADRPDVIVAAALAVSNGIEIGGLLLTGGYKLDPQIKKLCQHVFENKKLPVFRIEGNTWQTALSLQSFNLEVPVDDKERIENIKRYISEKLDTTFINGLAEASSRSRRLSPPAFRFQLTELARAANKRIVLPEGDEPRTIKAAILCAERGIAECILLANPEEVKRVAESQGVKLVKGITVVDPASVRENYVARLVELRKAKGMTETMAREQLEDNVVLGTMMLEANEVDGLVSGAVHTTANTIRPPMQIIKTAPGSSIISSIFFMLLPDQVLVYGDCAVNPDPTAEQLAEIAIQSAESAKSFGIDPKVAMISYSTGSSGSGADVEKVKEATRIAKEKRPDLLIDGPLQYDAAVMEDVARSKAPNSPVAGQATVFIFPDLNTGNTTYKAVQRSADLVSIGPMLQGMRKPVNDLSRGALVDDIVYTIALTAIQATQ, from the coding sequence ATGTCTCGTACTATTATTTTAATTCCGATTAGTACCGGCGTGGGTTTAACCAGCGTAAGTCTTGGTTTAATCAACGCACTTGAACAAAAAGGTGCCAAAGTCGGTTTCATGAAACCTATTTCTCAACCAAATACCGGTGAAGATATTATCGACCGCACAACCTCTATTGTACGCACCAGCACCGGTTTAGAAACGGCTGAGCCGTTTATGCTAAGCGTGGCAGAATCGCTGATTGGTCAAAATCAATCTGATGTTTTATTAGAAAAAATCGTTGAAAATCATCAACGTCTTGCTAAAAACAATGAAATTGTCATTGTGGAAGGCTTGATTCCAACCCGCAAACATTCTTTTGCCAATAGCATTAACTACGAAATCGCCCAAGCACTTGATGCAGAAATCGTATTAGTTGCGGCACCTGCTACAGAAACCCCTGCACAGTTAAAAGAACGTGTAGAAGCAGTGGCCTCTCTATTCGGTGGTCAAGGCAATAAAAATCTTCTTGGCGTAATCGTGAACAAATTCAATGCGCCAGTGGATGAATCCGGCAGAACCCGCCCAGATTTAAGCGAAATTTTCGATTCTTTCCAACACAGCCACAACAGCGAATCCGAGTTGGTAAAATTATTTGCACAAAGCCAGCTCAACTTATTGGCTTGTATTCCATGGTCTGCAGATCTTATCGCAACCCGTGCCATTGATTTAATTAAACATTTAGGTGCATCCATTCTTAATGAAGGCGATGTCAACCGTCGTATTCGCGGTATCACTTTCTGCGCAAGAAGTTTGCCAAATATGGTGGAACACTTCCGTGCCGGAAGCTTACTCGTGGTTTCTGCTGACCGCCCTGATGTAATCGTGGCAGCGGCCCTTGCGGTGTCTAACGGTATTGAAATCGGTGGTTTATTATTAACCGGCGGTTACAAATTAGATCCGCAAATTAAGAAACTTTGCCAACACGTTTTTGAAAACAAAAAATTACCGGTCTTCCGTATTGAAGGTAATACTTGGCAAACTGCATTAAGCTTACAAAGTTTTAATCTGGAAGTACCGGTTGACGATAAAGAACGCATTGAAAACATCAAACGCTACATCAGCGAAAAATTAGATACCACTTTCATTAATGGATTAGCAGAAGCTTCAAGTCGTTCACGCCGTCTATCACCACCGGCATTCCGTTTCCAATTAACAGAATTAGCCCGTGCAGCAAATAAACGTATCGTATTACCGGAAGGGGATGAACCACGTACCATCAAAGCAGCCATCTTATGTGCCGAACGCGGTATCGCAGAATGTATTTTGTTAGCAAATCCAGAAGAGGTAAAACGCGTTGCCGAATCGCAAGGCGTGAAATTAGTCAAAGGCATCACTGTTGTTGACCCGGCAAGCGTACGTGAAAACTATGTTGCACGTTTAGTGGAATTACGTAAAGCCAAAGGCATGACAGAAACCATGGCACGTGAACAATTGGAAGACAACGTTGTACTTGGCACCATGATGTTGGAAGCTAACGAAGTGGATGGCTTGGTCTCTGGTGCAGTTCACACCACAGCCAACACCATTCGTCCACCGATGCAAATTATCAAAACCGCACCGGGTAGCTCCATTATCTCTTCCATCTTCTTCATGTTATTACCGGATCAAGTGTTGGTTTATGGTGACTGCGCGGTAAACCCGGATCCGACCGCAGAGCAATTAGCCGAAATTGCCATTCAATCTGCCGAATCGGCGAAATCCTTCGGTATCGATCCGAAAGTGGCGATGATCTCTTACTCTACCGGCTCTTCCGGTAGCGGTGCAGACGTTGAAAAAGTGAAAGAAGCGACGCGTATTGCGAAAGAAAAACGTCCTGATTTGCTCATCGATGGTCCATTACAATACGATGCAGCAGTGATGGAAGATGTGGCTCGTTCTAAAGCGCCAAATTCTCCGGTTGCCGGTCAAGCCACCGTATTCATCTTCCCGGATTTGAATACCGGTAACACCACCTATAAAGCGGTTCAACGTTCCGCCGACCTTGTTTCTATCGGCCCGATGCTCCAAGGTATGCGTAAACCGGTGAACGACTTGTCCCGTGGTGCATTGGTTGATGACATCGTGTACACCATTGCATTAACGGCAATTCAAGCAACACAATAA
- the glpT gene encoding glycerol-3-phosphate transporter has product MFGPFKPAPHIAELPAEKIDSTYKRLRWQVFAGIFFGYAAYYFVRANFDLAQPGLIQAGLYSKAELGVIGSAAGLAYGLSKFVMAGMSDRSNPRVFLPFGLLLSGLCMTMMGVFPWATSGIAIMWVMIFLNGWFQGMGWPPCGRTMVHWWSKSERGTIVSIWNTAHNIGGMMPGAMVLLASAIFFSTHGVEAQAKDIWQQSLYYPGIAAMLCAIPVYFVMRDTPQSCGLPSIEKWRNDYPDDYNEKTYENDLSTKEIFVTYVLKNKLLWYIAIANVFVYLIRYGVLKWSPVYLSEVKHFNIKGTAWAYTIYELAAVPGTLLCGWVSDKVFKGKRGLTGFIFMILTTAAVVAYWMNPATPEAELANYSAWYENPYQLTDFVLMTLIGFLIYGPVMLIGLHALELAPKKAAGTAAGFTGLFGYLGGTVSASAVIGWAAQHYGWDGGFYVMIGGGVLAVLLLFIVMVEEGKHKAKLGEHYGK; this is encoded by the coding sequence ATGTTTGGACCATTTAAACCCGCTCCGCATATTGCGGAACTTCCAGCGGAGAAAATTGATTCCACGTATAAACGCTTACGTTGGCAAGTGTTTGCAGGGATTTTCTTTGGTTATGCCGCATACTATTTTGTGCGTGCAAACTTCGACTTGGCACAACCGGGCTTAATTCAAGCCGGCTTGTACTCAAAAGCGGAATTAGGTGTTATCGGCTCTGCAGCCGGTCTTGCCTATGGTTTGTCTAAATTCGTCATGGCGGGGATGTCTGACCGTTCGAACCCGCGTGTGTTCTTACCATTTGGTTTATTGCTTTCTGGTCTTTGTATGACCATGATGGGGGTATTCCCATGGGCTACTTCAGGCATTGCCATCATGTGGGTCATGATCTTCTTAAATGGTTGGTTCCAAGGGATGGGGTGGCCTCCATGTGGTCGTACTATGGTGCACTGGTGGTCTAAATCAGAACGCGGTACTATCGTATCTATCTGGAATACCGCGCACAATATCGGTGGTATGATGCCGGGCGCCATGGTGCTATTAGCCAGTGCGATTTTCTTCAGTACTCACGGTGTTGAAGCACAAGCCAAAGATATTTGGCAACAATCCCTCTATTATCCGGGTATTGCAGCAATGCTTTGTGCGATTCCGGTGTATTTCGTGATGCGTGATACGCCACAATCTTGTGGTTTACCGTCAATCGAAAAATGGCGTAATGACTACCCAGATGACTATAACGAAAAAACGTACGAAAACGATTTAAGCACAAAAGAAATCTTCGTCACTTATGTATTGAAAAACAAATTGTTATGGTACATCGCGATTGCTAACGTATTCGTATACTTAATCCGCTACGGCGTATTGAAATGGTCTCCGGTTTACTTAAGTGAAGTCAAACACTTCAACATCAAAGGTACCGCATGGGCTTACACAATCTATGAATTAGCAGCGGTTCCAGGTACATTATTATGTGGTTGGGTATCCGATAAAGTCTTCAAAGGTAAACGTGGTTTAACCGGTTTCATCTTCATGATCTTAACTACAGCTGCTGTAGTGGCATACTGGATGAACCCAGCGACACCTGAAGCAGAGCTTGCAAACTACTCTGCTTGGTATGAAAACCCATATCAATTAACTGACTTCGTATTAATGACCTTAATCGGTTTCTTAATCTACGGTCCTGTAATGTTAATCGGCTTACACGCTCTTGAGCTTGCACCGAAAAAGGCAGCAGGTACAGCAGCAGGTTTCACCGGTTTATTCGGTTACTTAGGTGGTACTGTGTCAGCGTCAGCGGTTATCGGTTGGGCAGCACAACACTACGGTTGGGACGGTGGTTTCTACGTCATGATCGGTGGTGGTGTTTTAGCGGTGTTATTACTCTTCATCGTAATGGTGGAAGAAGGTAAACACAAAGCGAAATTAGGTGAACACTACGGTAAATAA